Proteins encoded in a region of the Flammeovirga yaeyamensis genome:
- a CDS encoding DUF4421 family protein, producing the protein MPRHHQHFLWILFFCLFQKTVIAQNTADSSYIDHSYIRHINDKVSISTYFSNSKLNLLFNNYPPKTWFDDNGIVRRERPKDILYTPNNSYLIGLGFAFGNLGVRASIQTPYSQYDEGVYGKSSVFRLRADGFIKKWYLDAEYYRYSGFIDSSIRVYDSLQTEPSPLIRDDIITRSINLHAVRFTNNRFSYKAVFKQKKIQLRSAFTTYYKIRYRSENYSGLTPFLPPLARNPESQYGSMTKLRMNDLTVIGGVAGVLVYKGFYIGTMLGVGVGGQHQGFTLDSGSDTQFSFLPALDFKASAGYNHERLFITLQTNTEVTYSALPHALDQEFLAISYFTSFEVNCGYRFNMGPKLNKTVKWVNDLINQTAHMIFTGGKKSTK; encoded by the coding sequence ATGCCTCGACATCATCAACATTTTCTTTGGATTCTATTTTTCTGCCTATTTCAAAAAACAGTCATTGCTCAAAATACTGCTGATTCGTCGTATATAGATCATTCTTATATCAGACATATCAATGATAAAGTGAGTATCAGTACCTACTTCTCCAATTCTAAGCTTAATCTTTTATTTAATAACTATCCTCCTAAAACATGGTTCGATGATAACGGAATTGTTAGAAGAGAACGTCCTAAAGACATTCTATATACACCTAACAATAGTTATCTTATTGGTTTAGGTTTTGCCTTTGGTAACCTTGGTGTAAGAGCAAGTATTCAAACTCCATATTCCCAATATGATGAAGGAGTATATGGAAAATCTAGTGTTTTCCGTTTACGTGCTGATGGTTTTATCAAAAAATGGTATTTAGATGCTGAATATTACAGATATTCTGGCTTTATAGATAGTTCTATTCGTGTATATGACAGCCTTCAAACGGAGCCTTCTCCATTAATTCGAGACGACATCATTACTCGATCTATCAATTTACATGCGGTAAGGTTTACAAATAATCGATTCAGCTACAAGGCCGTCTTTAAACAGAAAAAGATTCAATTGAGAAGTGCCTTTACAACTTATTACAAAATCAGATATCGTTCAGAAAATTATTCAGGATTAACTCCCTTTTTACCTCCTCTTGCTAGAAATCCAGAATCACAATATGGTTCTATGACGAAACTTCGTATGAATGACCTAACTGTTATTGGTGGGGTGGCAGGTGTTCTAGTATATAAAGGTTTTTATATAGGAACAATGCTTGGAGTGGGAGTTGGTGGACAACATCAAGGTTTTACATTAGATAGCGGAAGTGACACGCAATTTTCATTTTTACCTGCTTTAGACTTTAAAGCTTCAGCAGGATATAATCATGAAAGATTGTTTATTACTCTTCAGACCAATACAGAAGTTACCTATTCGGCATTACCTCATGCTTTAGATCAAGAATTCTTAGCCATTAGTTATTTTACCAGTTTTGAAGTGAACTGTGGTTATCGTTTTAATATGGGACCTAAATTAAATAAAACTGTGAAATGGGTAAATGATTTGATCAATCAGACAGCTCATATGATTTTTACAGGAGGTAAAAAATCAACAAAATAA
- a CDS encoding cation:proton antiporter — protein sequence MIELASLIGLGFFAQWLGWKIKVPAILPLILIGLLVGPFSTFFTPDGHKFIDGDKIFHGELLFDVVNLSVGLILFEGGLTLKLKETKNLGNVIWRLLIFGTIITLIGGAIATHYIMGFSYRIALLFGGLIIVSGPTVVGPMLRNIKPNIRINTILKWEGILIDPIGALTAILIFDFILSGHSNELFTFFALKGFLLLTLSGLLTGGLAAFITIRMLKNKALLPDHLKNTVILGAVIGTFGFSDVLHAESGLLAVTVYGMIIGNSKIANLKSLMHFKEDVTLILISFLFVMLSSRMDINDLMALANWKSVLLFIVIIYIIRPLVVLCSTIGTSLKWKERIFISYISPRGIVAAGVASLFTLKLTSGQAPITEIQVEEAKMLLPLTFMIIIGTVVIQGLTAKPLAKALKVLREEPNGILFLGASEVGLFIAKILHRFDIPVLMSDTSEHNIRNAKRNGIPTYEGSILSEGALEEVDFSRYGQLFSTTSNNEINILGNRTVSSELGMNKVFRLASKLEVETNALQKPQHLLFQGKYDFIALSNLIRRKHIIKIVKSSQYYDKEESFQLLSTYDLPIFIIHSNQRVTPVTDSLNEINEDDQIVYLEFKDVKKQS from the coding sequence ATGATAGAACTTGCCTCTTTAATCGGGCTTGGTTTTTTTGCACAATGGCTCGGGTGGAAAATTAAAGTTCCTGCCATCCTTCCTTTAATTTTAATAGGATTGTTGGTTGGTCCTTTTTCTACTTTTTTCACTCCCGATGGACATAAATTTATCGATGGAGATAAAATCTTCCATGGTGAATTACTTTTTGATGTTGTTAATCTATCTGTTGGGTTAATATTGTTTGAAGGTGGTTTAACTTTAAAATTAAAAGAGACAAAAAACCTTGGAAATGTAATTTGGAGATTGCTCATTTTTGGAACCATAATCACCTTAATAGGTGGAGCAATTGCTACACATTACATCATGGGCTTTAGCTATAGAATAGCTTTATTATTTGGAGGGTTAATTATTGTCTCAGGACCAACAGTTGTAGGTCCTATGCTTAGAAACATAAAGCCTAATATCAGAATAAATACTATTCTTAAATGGGAAGGTATTCTTATAGATCCAATAGGTGCCTTGACTGCAATTTTAATATTTGACTTTATTCTTTCAGGACATAGCAATGAGTTATTTACCTTTTTTGCCCTAAAAGGATTTTTGTTATTAACCTTATCGGGATTACTAACTGGTGGATTAGCGGCCTTCATTACCATAAGGATGTTGAAAAATAAAGCACTTCTACCTGATCACTTAAAAAACACTGTTATCCTCGGTGCCGTAATTGGCACATTTGGTTTTTCAGATGTCTTACATGCGGAGTCGGGATTGTTAGCGGTAACTGTTTACGGTATGATTATCGGAAACTCCAAGATTGCTAACTTAAAATCCCTTATGCATTTCAAAGAAGATGTTACTTTAATTTTAATCTCCTTCTTATTTGTGATGCTTTCCTCTAGGATGGATATAAATGATCTCATGGCTCTTGCCAACTGGAAGAGTGTTTTACTATTTATAGTGATTATTTATATTATCCGACCACTTGTTGTTCTGTGTAGCACAATAGGAACTAGTTTAAAATGGAAAGAAAGAATATTTATTTCTTATATCTCTCCTAGAGGGATCGTTGCTGCTGGTGTTGCTTCCTTGTTTACTTTAAAACTTACTTCAGGACAAGCGCCTATTACAGAAATTCAGGTAGAAGAAGCAAAAATGTTGCTTCCTTTAACTTTCATGATCATTATTGGTACGGTGGTAATACAAGGCTTAACAGCAAAACCACTTGCCAAAGCCTTAAAAGTATTAAGAGAAGAGCCTAACGGTATTTTATTCCTTGGTGCTAGTGAGGTAGGTTTATTCATTGCTAAAATTCTTCATCGATTTGATATTCCTGTTTTGATGTCTGATACATCAGAACATAATATTAGAAATGCTAAAAGGAACGGTATTCCAACTTACGAAGGAAGTATTCTATCTGAAGGAGCTTTAGAAGAAGTAGATTTCTCTAGATATGGACAGTTGTTTTCTACAACATCAAATAATGAAATCAACATACTTGGAAATAGAACTGTTTCTTCTGAACTGGGCATGAATAAAGTGTTCAGATTGGCTTCGAAATTAGAAGTAGAAACAAACGCACTTCAAAAACCTCAGCACCTATTATTTCAAGGGAAATATGATTTTATAGCCCTCTCTAATCTTATAAGGCGTAAACATATTATAAAGATTGTTAAATCAAGTCAGTATTATGATAAAGAGGAATCCTTTCAATTGTTATCGACATATGATTTACCAATATTTATAATTCATTCTAACCAAAGAGTAACTCCTGTAACCGATTCTTTAAACGAAATTAACGAGGATGATCAAATAGTGTATTTGGAGTTTAAAGATGTGAAAAAACAGAGTTAA
- a CDS encoding tetratricopeptide repeat protein gives MNKLATFLLGFLLVASFAQAQEEAAESKDNGLTEQEAADGSVKKGCDSRGYCWGENVEEAKSKYTFFSDNMKAKNYGKETIDAFNYLYTNTPYIHKNLYIYGLKLYKGLVSTESKKKDAADKALLTSYEDRVLELYDNRGRYFGQADKWESEKAKYVYKYHKDRPDFNDKLPEYYAFYNKVAKRDLDKTDDANMSSYVAIVAKLHVAYKKAVQGFSKDPETKKQKSAILTANSVIANEGGQYTDAQIKEYTAKKAAAEKKLEELEASFETNDPEFKKYKSYNEDWLMDEYDFISEISEKSLERAEKEKDERDIKSWTRIQTMADKYIMGMLNIDCDFINEKLGPKFKAAPEDLGVAKKIFGYSIRKKCTDGPLFLDAALVVYNNDPQAAMANVIAGQYIKRDDVDKAIEWKNKAIELYAEDPSKQAETSIDIAKLYSKKGLKAQARSQAFKAVEYDANIAPEAYTFVGDLYMTSFKQCFDSSEDNVHEKACYLAAYDMYNKAGNSAKAAQARKQFPTKTDVFTLAAKGYKEGASIDVGCWIGGKTTIRLRP, from the coding sequence ATGAATAAGTTAGCAACTTTTCTATTAGGTTTCTTGTTAGTAGCAAGTTTTGCTCAAGCACAAGAAGAAGCAGCCGAGTCTAAAGACAACGGTTTAACAGAGCAAGAAGCTGCCGATGGTAGCGTTAAAAAAGGATGTGACAGCAGAGGATACTGTTGGGGTGAAAATGTTGAAGAGGCAAAGTCGAAATATACTTTCTTCTCTGATAACATGAAAGCAAAGAATTACGGTAAAGAAACAATTGATGCGTTCAATTACCTTTACACTAACACACCATATATCCACAAAAACCTTTATATCTACGGATTAAAATTATACAAAGGTTTAGTGTCAACTGAATCAAAGAAAAAAGATGCTGCTGATAAAGCACTTCTTACTTCTTATGAAGATAGAGTTTTAGAACTTTATGACAACAGAGGTAGATACTTTGGTCAGGCTGATAAGTGGGAATCTGAAAAAGCGAAATACGTTTACAAATACCACAAAGATCGTCCTGATTTTAACGATAAGTTACCAGAGTACTATGCTTTCTACAATAAAGTAGCAAAAAGAGATTTAGATAAGACTGACGATGCAAACATGTCTTCTTATGTTGCTATCGTAGCGAAATTGCACGTAGCATACAAGAAAGCAGTTCAAGGATTCTCTAAAGATCCTGAAACTAAAAAGCAAAAGTCTGCTATCTTAACAGCAAACTCTGTAATTGCTAACGAAGGTGGTCAATACACTGATGCTCAAATCAAAGAGTACACAGCTAAAAAAGCTGCTGCTGAGAAAAAATTAGAAGAGTTAGAAGCTTCTTTCGAAACTAACGATCCTGAATTCAAAAAATACAAGTCTTACAACGAAGATTGGTTGATGGATGAGTACGATTTCATTTCTGAAATCTCAGAGAAAAGCTTAGAAAGAGCTGAAAAAGAAAAAGACGAAAGAGATATCAAGTCTTGGACTCGTATCCAAACTATGGCTGATAAATATATCATGGGTATGTTAAATATCGATTGTGACTTTATCAACGAGAAATTAGGTCCAAAATTCAAAGCTGCTCCTGAAGATTTAGGTGTTGCTAAGAAAATATTTGGTTACTCTATCCGTAAAAAATGTACTGACGGTCCTTTATTCTTAGATGCTGCACTTGTAGTATACAATAACGACCCTCAAGCTGCAATGGCAAACGTTATCGCAGGTCAATACATTAAGAGAGACGATGTAGACAAAGCTATCGAGTGGAAAAACAAAGCTATCGAATTATATGCTGAGGATCCATCTAAACAAGCTGAGACTTCTATCGATATTGCTAAATTATACAGCAAAAAAGGATTAAAAGCGCAAGCTCGTTCTCAAGCTTTCAAAGCTGTTGAATACGATGCTAACATCGCTCCTGAAGCTTACACTTTCGTAGGAGACTTGTACATGACTTCATTCAAACAATGTTTTGATTCTTCTGAAGATAACGTACACGAGAAAGCTTGTTACTTAGCTGCGTACGATATGTACAACAAAGCTGGTAACTCTGCTAAAGCTGCTCAAGCTCGTAAGCAATTCCCTACTAAAACTGATGTATTTACATTAGCTGCTAAGGGTTACAAAGAAGGTGCTTCTATCGACGTTGGATGTTGGATCGGTGGTAAAACTACTATCCGTCTTCGTCCATAA
- a CDS encoding Glu/Leu/Phe/Val family dehydrogenase, with amino-acid sequence MGYIEPAPITDKENPFESMMERFNIAAEKLGLDLETYEVLKSPAKQVIVSLPIVMDDGHKKVFEGYRVIHSNTLGPSKGGIRYDMDVNLDEVKALAAWMTWKCAVVDIPYGGAKGGIKCDPSKMSSGELERLTRAYTVKMYEIFGPDIDIPAPDMGTGPQEMAWIMDEYSKAQGKTVQAVVTGKPLVLGGSLGRVEATGRGVMVSAMEALRKMKISPNDATVAVQGFGNVGSNAAKLLAQKGLKITAISDHTGAFYNPDGIDLREASEYRETYKTLEGFTGGEKISNEALLELDVDVLVPAAKEDVINTKNADKIKAKLIVEGANGPTGAKADKALHDKGIVVVPDILANAGGVTVSYFEWVQNRLGYKWTRDRVNRRSDRIMKEAFEKVFKIAEKHNVSLRIASYMVAITKVADTYKLRGSF; translated from the coding sequence ATGGGATATATTGAACCAGCTCCAATAACGGATAAAGAAAATCCGTTTGAGTCTATGATGGAGCGATTTAATATTGCTGCTGAAAAACTTGGTCTCGATTTAGAAACTTATGAAGTTTTAAAAAGTCCTGCCAAGCAAGTTATTGTATCACTACCAATTGTTATGGACGATGGCCATAAAAAAGTATTTGAAGGTTACCGAGTAATTCATTCGAACACACTTGGTCCGTCGAAAGGTGGAATCCGTTACGATATGGATGTAAACCTAGATGAGGTGAAGGCTTTGGCTGCGTGGATGACATGGAAATGTGCCGTTGTAGATATTCCTTATGGCGGTGCGAAGGGTGGAATAAAATGTGATCCATCCAAAATGTCTAGTGGAGAATTAGAACGTCTAACGAGAGCTTATACTGTAAAAATGTACGAGATTTTCGGTCCAGATATCGATATTCCTGCTCCAGATATGGGAACGGGCCCACAAGAAATGGCTTGGATTATGGATGAATATTCTAAAGCTCAAGGTAAAACTGTTCAAGCCGTTGTTACAGGTAAACCTTTAGTATTAGGTGGTTCTTTGGGTAGAGTAGAAGCTACTGGAAGAGGGGTAATGGTTTCAGCAATGGAGGCTTTAAGAAAAATGAAAATCTCTCCAAACGATGCAACTGTTGCTGTACAAGGTTTTGGTAATGTAGGCTCTAATGCTGCAAAACTACTTGCTCAAAAAGGACTTAAAATTACGGCAATTAGTGATCACACTGGTGCTTTTTATAATCCTGATGGGATTGACCTTAGAGAAGCAAGTGAATATAGAGAAACCTACAAAACACTGGAAGGGTTTACTGGAGGAGAAAAGATTTCTAACGAAGCTCTTTTAGAGTTAGATGTAGATGTACTTGTTCCTGCTGCAAAAGAGGATGTGATTAACACGAAGAATGCAGATAAAATAAAAGCAAAGTTGATTGTTGAAGGAGCAAACGGACCAACAGGAGCAAAGGCAGACAAAGCACTCCATGATAAAGGTATCGTTGTGGTTCCAGACATTCTTGCCAATGCTGGAGGTGTTACTGTTTCTTATTTCGAATGGGTTCAAAACCGTTTGGGATACAAATGGACACGAGATAGAGTAAATAGAAGAAGCGATAGAATTATGAAAGAAGCTTTTGAGAAAGTGTTTAAAATCGCTGAAAAGCACAATGTATCTCTAAGGATAGCATCTTATATGGTGGCCATTACAAAAGTAGCGGATACCTATAAACTAAGAGGAAGTTTCTAG
- the pbpC gene encoding penicillin-binding protein 1C has translation MSWGIIHFLFPYPEKVKYGKVILSKNNEVIGATLNTSDKWCLYSSLEDVDPFFIKAITQKEDKWFYYHFGINPISVFRAVFYNLTSQKRVSGASTITMQVVRLLEPKERTYLNKLKEAFRAYQLECTYSKDEILEMYINSIPFGGNIEGIKAATVLYLQKNPNALSTAESSMLSIIPNRPTSLSIQHQKEFLKSERDKWIVRYYEEGIISDDEKYSALLEPLHIKRENMPRTTPHLNRRLINKYPLDKVIKTNIDVGKQIKAEKIISKYSRRQSGLGIYNAAALIIDNKTNNVIAYIGSQDYDDDQNAGQIDGNLALRSPGSTLKPLIYALGFDRGILTPKLQILDVRHDFGSYSPVNYDEQFRGEVTVTEALKQSLNIPAVSILEKIGTPALINSLKNAGFNTIKRQEKRLGLSLALGGCGVNLTELTGLYAAFAQEGSYTPLHFTSAEIDSSKHQIVTPESAYMIYEILSQLKRPDFPNNYQNSFHAPPIAWKTGTSYGRRDAWSVGYNKEYTVGVWCGNFNNIGVPGLTGAETATPLLFSLFQSLYTGNNISKWEYDIPEHIFEREVCATSGKVPNIFCDHLVSDTFIPGVSHTEKCTHLKNYFVSTDSSFYYCHDCLPKEGGYIKKQYANPSVELMTFYLENNLPFNAPPQHNPKCRTSITGVAPQIISPVEGREYIITDKSTELEMKAHLSPDVAYTYWYVNDHFIKKVERGQSLFHQFKFGQNKISCTDDKGRNAEIYIFVK, from the coding sequence ATGAGTTGGGGTATTATTCATTTTTTATTCCCCTACCCTGAAAAGGTCAAATATGGTAAAGTTATATTATCCAAAAACAATGAGGTGATAGGTGCTACGTTAAATACTTCAGATAAATGGTGTTTATATAGTTCTCTGGAAGATGTTGATCCTTTTTTTATTAAAGCTATAACTCAGAAAGAAGACAAATGGTTTTATTACCATTTTGGCATTAATCCTATTTCAGTATTTAGAGCTGTTTTCTACAATTTAACTTCACAAAAACGAGTTTCAGGAGCATCTACGATTACAATGCAAGTCGTCCGTTTATTAGAACCTAAAGAAAGGACGTACCTCAATAAACTAAAAGAGGCATTTAGAGCTTATCAATTAGAATGTACATATAGTAAAGATGAAATCCTTGAAATGTATATTAACAGTATTCCCTTTGGAGGAAATATTGAGGGTATAAAAGCAGCAACTGTACTTTATCTCCAAAAAAATCCAAATGCTTTAAGTACAGCAGAGTCTTCAATGTTATCAATCATACCTAATCGACCTACCTCATTAAGTATTCAGCATCAAAAAGAGTTTTTGAAGAGCGAAAGAGATAAATGGATTGTAAGGTATTATGAGGAAGGGATAATCTCTGATGATGAAAAGTATTCTGCTCTTCTAGAACCTCTTCATATTAAGAGAGAAAATATGCCGAGAACTACTCCACATCTAAATAGAAGGTTAATTAATAAGTACCCTCTAGATAAAGTGATAAAAACAAACATAGATGTGGGCAAACAGATTAAAGCTGAAAAAATTATATCTAAATATTCTAGAAGACAAAGTGGCTTAGGTATTTACAATGCTGCAGCTTTAATTATAGATAATAAAACAAATAATGTTATTGCTTACATCGGTTCTCAAGACTACGATGATGATCAAAATGCGGGGCAAATTGATGGAAATTTAGCATTAAGGTCACCTGGATCAACATTAAAACCACTTATCTATGCCCTAGGGTTTGATAGAGGTATACTTACTCCCAAGCTTCAAATTTTAGATGTTCGACACGATTTTGGTTCTTACAGTCCCGTGAATTATGATGAACAATTTCGTGGAGAAGTTACAGTTACAGAAGCGTTAAAGCAATCACTTAATATTCCTGCAGTCTCTATTTTAGAGAAAATCGGTACGCCGGCACTAATCAATAGTTTAAAAAATGCTGGTTTTAATACCATTAAAAGACAAGAAAAACGTTTAGGTTTATCACTTGCTTTGGGTGGATGTGGAGTAAATTTAACCGAACTAACAGGATTGTACGCTGCATTTGCTCAAGAAGGATCTTACACTCCTTTACATTTTACTTCAGCTGAAATTGATTCTTCCAAGCATCAAATAGTCACCCCTGAAAGTGCTTATATGATCTATGAAATATTGAGTCAGTTAAAACGACCTGATTTCCCGAATAATTATCAAAATAGCTTTCATGCCCCTCCTATCGCATGGAAGACAGGAACATCCTATGGTCGAAGAGACGCATGGAGTGTAGGGTACAATAAAGAATATACAGTTGGAGTATGGTGTGGTAATTTTAATAATATTGGTGTTCCCGGGTTAACGGGAGCAGAAACGGCAACTCCTTTACTATTCTCATTATTCCAATCACTTTACACGGGAAATAATATTTCGAAATGGGAATACGATATACCCGAACACATTTTTGAAAGAGAGGTTTGTGCTACATCGGGAAAAGTACCAAATATCTTTTGTGACCATTTAGTAAGCGATACTTTTATTCCAGGTGTTTCTCATACTGAAAAGTGTACTCACCTAAAAAATTATTTCGTATCAACAGATTCTAGCTTTTATTATTGTCATGACTGTCTTCCAAAAGAAGGTGGCTATATCAAAAAACAATATGCTAATCCATCCGTTGAATTGATGACATTTTATTTAGAAAACAATCTACCATTTAATGCTCCACCTCAGCACAATCCTAAATGCAGGACATCAATTACTGGGGTTGCTCCTCAAATTATTTCTCCTGTAGAAGGTAGAGAATATATTATTACTGATAAAAGTACAGAGCTAGAAATGAAAGCTCATTTAAGTCCGGATGTCGCTTACACCTATTGGTATGTAAACGATCATTTTATTAAAAAAGTAGAGAGAGGACAGTCACTTTTCCATCAGTTTAAATTCGGACAAAATAAAATATCATGTACAGATGATAAGGGAAGAAACGCTGAGATTTATATATTTGTTAAATAG
- a CDS encoding type III pantothenate kinase, which yields MFRRVSIDVGNSLMKVGFFQDNELINVRVFEDSVKLIHALVDFSCEWIGLASVGNLEPSLLNRLKEQFNVLEISSSTNLPFDNQYGTPLTLGVDRIAAVAAARELFPNQTCLVVDIGTCVTYDLITADNVYLGGGISPGVQLRLKAMNAFTANLPLIEELDLDQKLIGDSTKSCMMSGAVNGLLAEIEGTIQQYQRKFDGINTLLCGGMANTFESKLNSSIFADRNLVLKGIDSILRLHVQTN from the coding sequence ATGTTCAGAAGGGTATCCATCGACGTAGGAAATAGCTTAATGAAAGTTGGCTTTTTTCAAGACAACGAATTAATCAACGTTCGTGTCTTTGAAGATAGCGTTAAACTTATTCATGCATTAGTTGATTTCTCATGCGAATGGATTGGGTTAGCAAGCGTTGGAAATTTAGAACCATCCTTACTTAATCGCCTTAAAGAACAGTTCAATGTTTTGGAAATTTCTTCCTCTACGAATTTACCATTTGATAATCAATATGGTACTCCTCTGACTTTAGGAGTAGATCGAATTGCTGCTGTAGCCGCAGCCAGAGAGTTATTTCCAAATCAAACTTGTTTGGTCGTAGATATAGGCACCTGTGTTACTTACGACCTTATAACTGCAGATAATGTGTATCTAGGTGGAGGTATCTCCCCTGGTGTTCAATTAAGATTAAAAGCCATGAATGCTTTTACTGCAAATTTACCTCTTATAGAAGAGTTGGATTTAGACCAAAAATTAATAGGTGATTCTACAAAATCATGTATGATGTCTGGTGCGGTAAATGGCCTTTTAGCGGAAATCGAAGGGACAATTCAACAATATCAAAGAAAATTTGATGGAATTAATACATTGTTGTGTGGTGGGATGGCAAATACTTTTGAATCTAAATTAAATTCAAGCATCTTTGCTGACCGAAATCTGGTTCTCAAAGGAATCGATAGTATTCTGAGATTACATGTACAAACAAATTAA
- a CDS encoding peroxiredoxin-like family protein, with protein MKHFILTLSIFIVSLSSAFSQSVPKSANDISPLLIGEYVPEVTLRDVDSNPVDLKKLIKKKPTVLIFYRGGWCPYCNRQLSGLGEISDYLVSIGYQIVAISPDTPDHLSLTYDKHMMNYMLLSDSDMKASKKFGLAFELDDKMFKKFSNMGMDIVTTTGEKHNMLPVPAVFFVKTNGEISFEYINPNFKKRISSSLLVTAAETMGSE; from the coding sequence ATGAAACACTTTATCTTAACTCTATCAATCTTTATAGTGTCTTTATCATCGGCCTTTTCACAAAGTGTACCTAAAAGTGCAAACGATATCTCTCCTTTATTAATTGGTGAATATGTTCCTGAAGTCACTTTAAGAGATGTTGATAGTAACCCTGTCGATCTGAAAAAACTAATCAAAAAGAAACCCACAGTCTTAATTTTTTATAGAGGAGGATGGTGTCCCTATTGTAATAGACAACTTTCTGGATTAGGAGAAATTTCTGATTATTTAGTAAGCATTGGTTATCAAATTGTGGCTATTTCGCCAGATACACCAGACCATTTATCGCTTACTTATGACAAACACATGATGAACTATATGCTATTATCAGATAGTGATATGAAGGCCTCAAAGAAATTTGGTTTAGCTTTCGAATTAGATGATAAAATGTTTAAAAAGTTCTCCAATATGGGAATGGACATTGTCACAACTACCGGAGAAAAACATAATATGTTACCTGTTCCTGCTGTATTTTTTGTAAAGACGAATGGAGAAATTAGTTTTGAATATATTAATCCTAACTTTAAGAAAAGAATCAGCTCATCGTTATTAGTAACGGCTGCTGAAACAATGGGAAGCGAATAA